From Acinonyx jubatus isolate Ajub_Pintada_27869175 chromosome B2, VMU_Ajub_asm_v1.0, whole genome shotgun sequence, a single genomic window includes:
- the LOC106985144 gene encoding LOW QUALITY PROTEIN: olfactory receptor 2J3-like (The sequence of the model RefSeq protein was modified relative to this genomic sequence to represent the inferred CDS: inserted 2 bases in 1 codon) — protein sequence MNDEGEXNESYEGYLILLGFSHWPHLEVVLFVLILMFYLMTLIGNLFIIVLSYLDAHLHTPMYFFLSNLSFLDLCYTTSSIPQLLVNLWGPEKTISYAGCMTQLYFALALGTTECVLLVVMSYDRYAAVCRPLHYTVIMNPRFCHLLAVASWVSGFTNSALHSSFTFWVPLCGHRQVDHFFCEVPTLLRLSCVDTHANELTLLVTSSIFVLIPLILILSSYGAIAWAVLRMQSSTGLQRVFGTCGSHLMVVSLFFIPIMCIYLQPPSGSSQDHGKFIALFYTVVTPSLNPLIYTLRNKDVRGAVRRLVGW from the exons ATGAATGATGAAGGGGA AAATGAAAGTTATGAAGGCTACCTTATTCTACTGGGTTTTTCACATTGGCCTCATCTGGAAGTAGTTCTCTTTGTGCTTATCTTGATGTTCTACTTGATGACATTGATAGGCAACCTGTTTATCATTGTCTTGTCGTACCTGGATGCCCATCTCCACactcccatgtacttcttcctctcaAACCTCTCTTTTCTGGATCTCTGCTACACCACCAGCTCCATCCCTCAGTTGCTGGTCAATCTCTGGGGCCCAGAAAAGACCATCTCTTATGCCGGTTGCATGACTCAACTTTACTTTGCCCTTGCACTGGGAACCACAGAGTGTGTCCTCCTGGTGGTCATGTCCTATGACCGTTATGCAGCTGTCTGTAGACCCCTGCATTACACTGTGATCATGAACCCTCGTTTCTGCCACCTGTTGGCTGTGGCTTCCTGGGTCAGCGGCTTTACCAACTCAGCACTTCATTCCTCCTTTACCTTCTGGGTTCCCCTCTGTGGACATCGCCAAGTGGACCATTTCTTCTGTGAAGTTCCAACACTGCTGCGATTATCGTGTGTTGATACCCATGCTAATGAGCTGACCCTTCTGGTCACAAGCTCCATTTTTGTTCTGATACCACTCATCCTGATCCTCAGCTCATATGGTGCCATTGCTTGGGCTGTGCTGAGGATGCAGTCATCAACCGGACTTCAGAGAGTCTTTGGAACGTGTGGATCCCATCTTATGGTTGTGTCCCTCTTTTTCATTCCAATCATGTGCATATATCTGCAGCCACCATCAGGAAGTTCTCAGGATCATGGCAAGTTCATTGCCCTCTTTTATACTGTTGTCACACCTAGCCTCAACCCTCTAATCTACACTCTCAGAAACAAAGATGTAAGAGGGGCAGTAAGGAGACTAGTGGGATGGTAG